CCCCAGTTGATGTTCGACTGCTCGGCGTTGCCGACCTCGCCGACGGTTGCGCGGCAGCGCACGTCAACGTTGCGGATTTCGCCGGAGGGCAGACGCAGCTGGGCGAAACGGCCTTCCTTTGCAACGAGCTGTACCGAAGCACCTGCGGAACGTGCCATCTTGGCGCCGCCACCCGGACGCAGTTCAACTGCGTGGATTACGGTACCAACCGGGATGTTGCGCAGCGGCAGGTTGTTGCCCGGCTTGATGTCAGCGTCAGGACCAGCCTCGACGAAGTCACCCTGGGACAGCTTGTTCGGAGCGATGATGTAACGCTTGGTGCCATCAACGTAGTGCAGGAGTGCGATGCGAGCCGTACGGTTCGGGTCGTACTCGATTTCGGCAACGCGGGCGTTGATGCCGTCCTTGTCGTGACGACGGAAGTCGATCAGACGGTACTGGCGCTTGTGCCCACCACCCTTGTGGCGGGTGGTGATCTTACCGGAGTTGTTACGGCCGCCAGTCTTGTGCAGCGGACGCAGCAACGACTTTTCCGGAGTCGATCGCGTGATTTCAGCGAAGTCGGCTACGCTCGAGCCACGACGGCCCGGGGTAGTCGGCTTGTATTTACGGATTCCCATAATTTATTTCCTCGTTAAAGTGGTCTCCGCTACGCGAGCGGACCGCCGAAGATGTCGATTGTGCCTTCTTTGAGGGTG
This Paenarthrobacter sp. GOM3 DNA region includes the following protein-coding sequences:
- the rplB gene encoding 50S ribosomal protein L2 — its product is MGIRKYKPTTPGRRGSSVADFAEITRSTPEKSLLRPLHKTGGRNNSGKITTRHKGGGHKRQYRLIDFRRHDKDGINARVAEIEYDPNRTARIALLHYVDGTKRYIIAPNKLSQGDFVEAGPDADIKPGNNLPLRNIPVGTVIHAVELRPGGGAKMARSAGASVQLVAKEGRFAQLRLPSGEIRNVDVRCRATVGEVGNAEQSNINWGKAGRMRWKGVRPTVRGVAMNPVDHPHGGGEGKTSGGRHPVNPNGKPEGRTRRPNKESDKLIVRRRRTGKNKR